In Ipomoea triloba cultivar NCNSP0323 chromosome 15, ASM357664v1, one genomic interval encodes:
- the LOC116005694 gene encoding chemocyanin-like, giving the protein MSAHGNIIVITIITMLLCGLADSETYTVGDNGRWEFGVGDWPNGKSFNSGDVLVFNYDPSVHNVVIVSQENYDSGTASGTTLNSGHDSVTLSSETSYYICGVNAHCQGGMKMAVTAS; this is encoded by the exons ATGTCTGCACATGGTAATATCATAGTcattaccataataacaatGTTGTTGTGCGGTTTGGCTGATTCAGAGACCTATACTGTTGGAGATAATGGAAGGTGGGAATTTGGAGTTGGCGACTGGCCAAACGGCAAATCCTTCAATAGTGGCGATGTTCTCG tttttaACTACGACCCTAGTGTCCACAATGTGGTGATTGTGAGCCAGGAAAACTATGATTCTGGCACAGCATCTGGAACTACACTGAACTCGGGGCACGACAGCGTCACATTGAGCAGTGAAACTAGCTACTATATTTGTGGGGTGAATGCTCATTGTCAAGGAGGGATGAAAATGGCTGTCACTGCTAGTTGA